A DNA window from Brassica napus cultivar Da-Ae chromosome A4, Da-Ae, whole genome shotgun sequence contains the following coding sequences:
- the LOC106450261 gene encoding CTD small phosphatase-like protein, whose amino-acid sequence MSELNQADVVYSPRSSLQLWNVFVNWLDFFYQFFLKILRPLAHHPFLSSKAISDGFKPLPVIELPEMAAEPPVTTIQITSGRTSSEGEVGSIQRLTVVLDLDETLVSAYETSSLPDNLRTQAIEAGLKWFELECISSTKECNGEPKINYVTVFERPGLHDFLEKLSQFAHLIVFTAGLEDYARPLVDKIDTKHVLNERLYRHCTVSTQYRDHVKDLLCTSKNMCRTVIVDNNPYSFLLQPLNGIPCVPFSAEQPHDTQLLDIILPLLKQLSEEEDVRGALYDRFHMPEWFEKQGIPRSCWTSSQ is encoded by the exons ATGTCGGAACTGAACCAAGCCGATGTTGTTTACTCTCCACGGTCGTCGCTTCAACTGTGGAATGTTTTTGTCAACTGGCTCGATTTTTTCTACCAGTTCTTTCTTAAGATCCTCCGTCCCCTCGCTCACCACCCTTTTCTCTCTTCCAAAGCCATCTCCGATGGGTTTAAGCCCCTGCCAGTCATCGAGTTACCGGAGATGGCGGCGGAACCACCCGTCACCACCATACAAATCACCTCCGGGAGAACTTCTAGCGAAGGAGAAGTCGGTAGCATCCAGAGACTCACG GTAGTTTTGGACTTGGATGAGACATTGGTTAGTGCGTATGAGACGTCTAGTCTACCTGATAATTTACGTACACAAGCTATTGAAGCTGGATTAAAGTGGTTTGAGCTGGAGTGCATATCATCAACAAAG GAATGCAACGGGGAGCCTAAAATCAATTATGTTACAGTGTTTGAGCGTCCAGGGTTACATGATTTCTTAGAGAAACTTAGCCAATTTGCACATCTTATTGTATTTACCGCTGGTCTTGAAG ATTATGCAAGACCGCTTGTGGACAAAATAGATACCAAGCATGTATTGAACGAGAGGCTGTATCGACATTGTACTGTCAGCAC GCAATATCGAGATCACGTGAAGGATCTACTATGCACATCAAAGAATATGTGTAGGACAGTTATAGTAGACAACAATCCTTACAGTTTTTTATTACAACCTCTAAACGGGATTCCATGTGTTCCGTTTTCCGCTGAACAGCCACATGATACTCAG CTACTGGACATTATTCTCCCGCTTCTTAAGCAACTTTCAGAAGAAGAGGATGTAAGAGGAGCTCTTTACGATAGATTCCACATGCCTGAATGGTTCGAAAAGCAAGGCATACCAAGGTCATGCTGGACATCATCGCAATAG
- the LOC106450262 gene encoding putative B3 domain-containing protein At4g03170: MVTSKEETTSVVIAQEDREAAETLIKLSQDTRYQPVEEEDAAPSSTLSLQQVSKAPQKSCSCEKCKAKEKQHSKKDDKISMESTKGKTEVDDTDETLMILQEWSHTNPDPVKKLFNGAADVAELFSEPIKKQLTMSDVENGQCRLMLGKQQVQKKMLPLLEHSEIPQGKTEGLDVSVYGPNGEVQTMKFKMWGEDTPVLTSGWKDFVDEYKLEKHRDFLTIWMFRHRVTRGICFAIDSTRFSVTGPLSSRISKSVFPNPN; this comes from the coding sequence ATGGTGACTTCAAAAGAGGAGACCACAAGCGTTGTAATAGCACAAGAAGACAGAGAAGCTGCGGAAACATTAATAAAACTAAGCCAAGATACTCGATATCAGccagtagaagaagaagatgcagcTCCATCGTCGACTCTATCATTACAACAAGTAAGTAAAGCTCCTCAAAAATCGTGTTCGTGTGAAAAGTGTAAAGCTAAAGAGAAACAGCATTCGAAGAAGGATGATAAAATATCTATGGAGAGTACAAAAGGGAAGACAGAGGTAGACGATACCGACGAAACCCTAATGATTCTTCAGGAATGGAGCCACACTAATCCCGACCCGGTGAAGAAACTATTCAACGGTGCTGCTGACGTGGCGGAGCTATTCAGCGAACCGATAAAGAAGCAGCTGACGATGAGCGACGTGGAGAATGGTCAATGCAGGCTCATGTTAGGGAAGCAGCAAGTGCAGAAGAAGATGCTTCCTCTTTTAGAACATTCCGAGATTCCGCAAGGGAAGACAGAGGGGCTTGATGTTTCGGTGTACGGACCAAACGGGGAGGTTCAAACGATGAAGTTCAAGATGTGGGGCGAGGACACGCCTGTGTTGACCTCGGGGTGGAAAGACTTCGTGGACGAATATAAACTCGAGAAGCATCGTGATTTTCTCACTATTTGGATGTTTAGGCATAGAGTCACTCGTGGGATTTGCTTTGCTATTGACAGTACTAGGTTTTCTGTAACGGGGCCTCTGAGTTCGAGGATCTCGAAGTCTGTCTTTCCGAATCCAAattaa
- the LOC106448923 gene encoding uncharacterized protein LOC106448923: protein MAAFPNLNSDAGLKKLDEHLLTRYYITSSNLITISHKASKDDITIYAALSKSPPSKYVNASRWYNHIETLLSISGISSEGSGVTIDGSASITEEADGNSKDGVVVIDDDDNDQDVDLIGEEAEERPASLIASTTKKISWESIVIVVMPEDDETDMNKLEEQVRSIQMEGLVWGASKVVSVGYGVKLLRIIGTVPLDEETDVFEGIVETQIMSFGRVNVETSDLYESLVLIQPNEDEADMKKLEETVRSIHVAGLFWGASKFVPVGCGIKLLGIECTTVGHLVHLRRIVTLNTFVKEQIADNPYVKSCQTLSLNRIFNGIKEEESDSEDDFDLFGEERAGPSRVSSKSKESCKSGLVLKRLLGDKPDIKKLEESVRSLQTEGVVWGASTIVKLGYGFKYLRIIFTIVDDLVCFKTVLQKTGGIHLKRI, encoded by the exons ATGGCTGCTTTCCCCAATCTCAACTCTGATGCTGGACTGAAGAAGCTAGACGAGCATCTTCTCACTCGTTATTACATCACAAG TTCTAACCTTATAACAATCAGTCACAAGGCTTCAAAAGATGATATCACTATCTATGCGGCTCTTTCAAAATCTCCACCTTCAAAGTATGTGAATGCATCACGTTGGTACAACCACATTGAAACTCTCTTGAGTATCTC AGGTATCTCTTCTGAAGGAAGTGGTGTTACTATTGACGGATCAGCCTCTATCACAGAAGAGGCTGATGGTAATTCTAAg GATGGTGTAGTGGTTATTGACGATGATGATAATGATCAAGATGTTGACCTTATCGGGGAAGAGGCTGAAGAGAGACCAGCTTCTTTAATAGCATCCACTACAAAGAAAATAT CTTGGGAGTCGATTGTAATAGTTGTCATGCCGGAGGATGATGAGACCGACATGAATAAGCTAGAGGAACAAGTAAGATCCATTCAAATGGAAGGACTAGTTTGGGGAGCAT CAAAAGTTGTCTCAGTTGGTTATGGAGTCAAGTTGTTGCGGATCATAGGCACAGTGCCCCTTGATGAGGAAACTGATGTTTTTGAAGGCATTGTCGAAACACAGATAATGTCTTTTGGGCGTGTCAATGTTGAGACTAGCGACTTGTACGAAT CTCTAGTTCTTATCCAACCGAATGAAGATGAGGCCGATATGAAGAAGCTAGAGGAAACTGTCAGATCCATTCATGTGGCAGGATTGTTTTGGGGAGCAT CAAAGTTTGTCCCCGTTGGTTGTGGAATCAAGTTGTTGGGGATTGAGTGCACCACCGTCGGACACCTTGTGCATCTTCGACGCATTGTGACGCTCAACACCTTTGTCAAAGAGCAAATAGCTGATAATCCGTATGTCAAGAGCTGTCAAACTCTGAGCTTAAACAGAATAT TTAATGGAATCAAAGAAGAGGAATCTGATTCTGAG GATGATTTTGACCTTTTTGGGGAAGAGAGAGCAGGTCCTTCGAGAGTATCCTCAAAGAGTAAAGAGT CTTGCAAGTCAGGCTTAGTGCTTAAACGGCTGTTGGGTGACAAGCCTGACATAAAGAAGTTAGAGGAGTCTGTAAGATCCCTTCAGACAGAAGGAGTGGTTTGGGGGGCAT CAACGATTGTCAAACTTGGCTACGGATTCAAGTATTTGCGGATCATATTCACCATTGTGGACGACCTTGTGTGTTTCAAAACTGTTCTCCAAAAAACTGGCGGTATTCACTTGAAGAGAATAT GA
- the LOC106450263 gene encoding phosphoinositide phospholipase C 6-like translates to MGKEKKTESHSNGSYNYKMFKCFNRKFKINEVQPTNDVRDAFCKFSVNGGGGESDGDRSSGVMGAEQLCSFLDDHQVHSVTTVAEAQRLIDEVIRRRHHVTRFTRHGLDLDDFFNFLFYDDLNPPIKSHVHQDMTLPLSHYFIYTGHNSYLTGNQLSSDCSEVPVIKALQRGVRVIELDLWPNSTGTDINVLHGRTLTTPVPLIKCLKSIRDYAFSSSPYPVIITLEDHLRADLQAKVAEMATKIFGQMLYYPESDSLEEFPSPASLLHRIIISTKPPKEYLESRNPLVKQKDNSNVSPSSEEETPEKEEIQTLESMLSYDDYETKSDSDQQEEEEEASEEQKPVYKRLITIHAGKPKGSVKEEMKVAVDKVRRLSLSEQELDRTCSSNSQDVVRFTQKNLLRIYPKGTRINSSNYKPLIGWTHGAQMIAFNMQGYGKSLWLMHGMFRANGGCGYVKKPNFLMKKGFHEEVFDPRKKLPVKETLKVKVYMGDGWRLDFSHTHFDAYSPPDFYTKMFIVGVPADNAKRKTKIIVDNWYPIWDEEFSFPLTVPELALLRIEVREYDMSEKDDFGGQTCLPVSELRPGIRSVPLYDKKGEKMKSVRLLMRFIFE, encoded by the exons ATggggaaggagaagaagacagaGTCGCACTCCAATGGGAGTTACAACTACAAGATGTTCAAATGCTTCAACCGCAAGTTCAAGATCAACGAAGTCCAACCCACCAACGACGTCCGTGACGCTTTCTGCAAATTCTCCGTCAACGGCGGCGGCGGCGAAAGCGACGGAGACCGATCATCCGGCGTTATGGGGGCAGAGCAGCTCTGTTCTTTCCTCGACGACCACCAAGTCCATTCAGTAACCACCGTCGCCGAGGCTCAACGGTTAATCGACGAGGTTATAAGACGTAGACACCACGTCACGCGTTTCACGCGCCATGGACTTGACCTAGACGACTTCTTCAACTTCCTATTTTACGACGATCTCAATCCTCCCATCAAGTCTCAC GTGCACCAAGACATGACATTGCCGTTGTCGCATTACTTTATATACACGGGACACAACTCGTATCTTACGGGGAACCAACTAAGTAGTGATTGTAGCGAAGTCCCTGTGATCAAAGCTTTGCAAAGAGGAGTTCGAGTTATTGAGCTTGATCTTTGGCCTAACTCTACTGGAACAGATATCAATGTTCTTCATGGAAG AACGCTCACAACGCCTGTACCGCTGATCAAATGCTTGAAATCGATAAGAGATTACGCGTTTTCTAGCTCGCCTTATCCGGTTATCATCACTTTGGAGGATCATCTTAGAGCTGATCTTCAAGCCAAAGTGGCTGAG ATGGCTACAAAGATATTTGGACAAATGTTGTATTACCCTGAGTCAGATAGCTTAGAAGAGTTTCCTTCTCCTGCTTCACTGCTTCATCGGATAATCATTTCAACTAAACCGCCTAAAGAGTATCTTGAATCAAGGAACCCGTTAGTTAAACAGAAGGATAATAGCAATGTATCTCCATCTTCAGAGGAGGAAACACCTGAAAAAGAGGAGATTCAGACACTAGAAAGTATGTTGTCTTACGATGATTATGAAACCAAG AGTGATAGTGATCAgcaggaggaggaagaagaagcgagCGAAGAACAGAAACCAGTTTACAAACGACTGATCACTATCCATGCTGGGAAACCAAAGGGGTCGGTGAAAGAAGAGATGAAAGTTGCGGTTGATAAAGTGAGACGTTTGAGTTTAAGCGAGCAAGAACTTGACAGGACATGTTCATCCAACAGTCAAGATGTTGTAAGGTTTACACAGAAGAATTTGCTTAGGATATACCCGAAAGGAACAAGAATTAACTCCTCAAACTACAAACCACTTATTGGTTGGACTCATGGAGCACAAATGATTGCATTCAATATGCAG GGATATGGGAAATCTCTGTGGTTGATGCACGGTATGTTTAGAGCCAATGGAGGCTGCGGATATGTCAAGAAACCTAACTTCTTGATGAAGAAAGGGTTTCATGAGGAAGTCTTTGACCCTAGGAAGAAACTTCCTGTGAAAGAAACGTTAAAG GTGAAAGTGTATATGGGAGATGGATGGCGTCTAGACTTCAGTCACACTCATTTCGACGCATATTCTCCTCCTGATTTCTACACTAAG ATGTTCATAGTGGGTGTACCAGCAGATAATGCAAAGAGGAAGACAAAAATAATTGTAGACAATTGGTATCCAATTTGGGATGAAGAGTTCAGCTTCCCATTAACAGTGCCAGAGCTTGCTTTGCTTAGGATTGAAGTCAGAGAGTATGATATGTCTGAGAAGGATGATTTTGGGGGACAAACATGCTTGCCTGTTTCAGAGCTAAGACCAGGGATTAGATCTGTTCCTTTGTATGATAAGAAGGGAGAGAAAATGAAGTCAGTACGGCTTCTTATGCGTTTCATCTTTGAATGA
- the LOC106450264 gene encoding uncharacterized protein LOC106450264 — MGSFFILLCFFLFLFFNGEFTAASKFWSRLEMAEMNGYGEHKLSSVVITGSLLCNTPVSDATVAIKCHTGFKKRSNWIKAVTNDFGEFVIHLPSHLHAIPHLEKACFVKPIHVPKHYHRCYKALSKSNLHKGIKLVSSKDGFRVYTSGTIRLHGYSSRSSQARKADM; from the exons ATGGGGAGCTTCTTCATCTTACTttgcttcttcttattcttattCTTCAACGGAGAATTCACAGCTGCAAGCAAGTTTTGGAGCAGACTAGAGATGGCTGAGATGAATGGCTACGGGGAACACAAACTCTCCTCTGTGGTCATCACCGGTTCTCTTCTTTGCAACACTCCTGTTTCAG ATGCCACTGTTGCCATCAAGTGCCACACTGGTTTCAAAAAGAGATCAAACTGGATAAAAGCTGTTACTAATGACTTTGGAGAGTTTGTCATTCATCTTCCTTCTCATCTTCACGCAATTCCTCACTTAGAAAAGGCATGTTTTGTGAAACCAATACATGTGCCTAAACACTACCATAGATGCTACAAGGCTTTGTCCAAATCCAATCTGCACAAAGGCATAAAACTTGTCTCGTCCAAAGATGGTTTCCGTGTCTACACCTCAGGAACGATCAGGTTACATGGATACAGTTCAAGATCATCCCAAGCTCGTAAAGCCGACATGTAA
- the LOC106447441 gene encoding protein yippee-like, with translation MGRLFVVHLEGKIYSCKHCKTHLALYEDIISKSFHCKHGKAYLFNKVSNVTIGETEDRMMMTGKHTVADIFCVSCGSIVGWRYETAHEKSQKYKEGKSVLERFKISGPDGSNYWVSSHGRHIGGSDADDS, from the exons ATGGGGAGGTTGTTTGTGGTTCATCTTGAAGGGAAGATCTATAGCTGCAAACACTGCAAGACTCATCTTGCTTTATATGAAGACATCATCTCCAAG TCTTTTCACTGTAAGCATGGAAAAGCTTATCTTTTCAACAAAGT TTCCAATGTTACAATTGGAGAAACAGAAGACAGAATGATGATGACAGGAAAACATACAGTGGCTGACATTTTCTGTGTCTCATGTGGATCAATAGTTGGTTGGAGATAT GAGACTGCTCATGAGAAGAGCCAGAAGTACAAAGAAGGAAAGTCAGTTCTTGAAAG ATTTAAGATATCGGGTCCTGATGGAAGCAACTACTGGGTGAGTAGCCATGGAAGGCATATAGGTGGAAGTGATGCAGATGATTCTTGA
- the LOC106447442 gene encoding uncharacterized protein LOC106447442 translates to MGFSKEEISKSRRFWSSLWRGIKTVFVLFTMFLSFLLVSAPIFLAVADALLPSALLHRLSAPANLSSHLTNYDFRHSLIDIPLISIVRSAVILCVYGLCDGPKLSRGPYLMITMICSVSSLIYVSLKAAFVFGEPANGDGGDSYFKAAEVALFLCSSVLAIGHIVVAYRTSCRERRKLLVFKIDIEAVSACKNVHPRYQKILQQERLK, encoded by the exons ATGGGTTTTAGCAAAGAAGAGATCAGCAAAAGCAGAAGGTTCTGGTCTTCTCTATGGAGAGGCATCAAAACTGTATTCGTTTTGTTCACAATGTTCCTCTCTTTTCTCCTCGTCTCTGCTCCCATCTTCCTCGCCGTTGCAGACGCTCTCCTCCCTTCCGCCCTCCTCCACCGCCTCTCTGCGCCGGCGAACCTCTCTTCTCATCTCACCAACTACGATTTCCGCCACTCCCTCATCGATATTCCACTGATCTCCATCGTTAGATCCGCCGTTATACTct GCGTTTACGGGCTTTGCGACGGACCCAAGTTATCGAGAGGTCCATATCTGATGATAACGATGATCTGCTCAGTTTCTTCTCTGATCTACGTTTCGCTAAAAGCTGCGTTCGTGTTCGGCGAGCCGGCGAACGGAGACGGCGGAGATAGTTACTTCAAAGCGGCGGAAGTTGCTCTGTTTCTCTGCTCCTCTGTTTTAGCCATCGGTCATATAGTTGTAGCGTATAGAACAAGTTGTAGAGAGAGACGAAAGCTTCTCGTCTTCAAGATCGACATAGAAGCT GTTTCAGCATGTAAAAACGTGCACCCGAGATATCAAAAGATCCTCCAACAAGAGAGACTCAAATAG